TAAGCAGCATAGCTTTCTCATTCTCGGTGTACTCCACCTTTGATGAAGAAGCTGGTTGAGGTCCAGATTCGTCACAGGGGAGGGACGGTTCAGACCCGTCAAGCCCTCAGCCGGCGGTTGGCGTTCAGACCCGTCAAAGCCCTCAGACGGTGGCTGGATTTCAGATCCGTCGAAGAAACAAGCCGGTGGGGGAAGCTCAGATTCATGGACGACCTCAGACCCATCAACGCCCGCAAACCATCTCCGATGTCCAGATCGGTGGTAACAATCGACCACACGGTCGATTTCCCACCGTTCAATCACTTCTGGTGGTGTATCAGGGACTATTAGGGTTTCGGGAGGTGCATCGAAAGATAGCACGGATTCACACTCCGACAATGGATCCCAACCTTCCGCCATGAGAAGCGAATAGAGAGAGACGGGAATGGTGGAGTGATAATAGTAGGAGCCGATTAGGGGTCCAACAATTTAGATCGGCGATTGGAGTAGGAGGCGATTAGGGTTCGGGAATGGGGGAGACGGGAAATGGTGGAGAGCGAGAGATAGATGAAAGTCAAATGAGGGGGGTTGGGGTGGGGGGTGGGGggttatgttttttgttttttattttgggtttatttttgtgtttataaTGGCATTTGAGTGTAATTTTGTTGAATAATAGGGTAAATTTCTATgtccaaaaatggaaaattgtAAATGTAACTCTAAAACTGGGACGAACTTTTTTGGCAAAATGTCACTCtaaaactgggacggagggagtactttttaaaTGATACAAATTGAAAAGATTGAGATTGAATTGTTGATTTGACTTACTTGGACTAAAGACTAAGGGATATTCATATCAAGATAGTAATATGGCATGGTGATGAAAGGCTAGAACCAAGTCTATTGAGATTAAGACAAAGTCAGCATTAGATTCATATAATTTCATTACACATAAACCTCCATGCCTATGTACTTGGAGGACTGACACAATGGACACACACTCAACTTGCTTTCACATTCTTTACACAAACATACATGTTTACAAGGTAACAAAAGCATGCACACTTCCTTCACTCTACACACCTTACACCTCATCAAATCCTTCCTGTCCTTGCGGCGGAGGAGGAAGTCGACCGGGCCACCATTGCAGCACGACGCCGTGTCGTCAACCTCGCTATACCCACACCCTTCTTTACTGTCCCTGCTTTGCGCATAAGCCTGCTCTAAGTTGTGCTTGAGGGCGTTGATCATATTCTCGCTGTAATTTGCCTGTTGCTGCCAAGCGTTTGCCTCCAGAGCGAGTTGTTCCATCCGCAGTTCAAGCTCCACGTTCTCTTTGTTGATATCTTCCACCTCGGCCTCTTTCTCCTGGAACTTTTGCAGAACCTTCTCTTCAACATATGACAAGGTCTGGAGTTGGGTTGCTTGGAATTTTTCTAGAATACCTTGTCGCAGACGTTCACCCTGTCGAAAGATAATCAAACCATTGCCAAATGAGACGGAATTCATTGTAATCACAATAGAAGTAAATGAGAGTTAAGGAAAACTACACATCTCTCTGGCACAAAATTAAATCCAAGTTGCTTAATTgtatgtaattttaaagttcaacAAACAATTAGTGTTTGAGTAAATCAGTAGCAAAAGAGCTGCACGTTTGCCTCAAATCTGGGTCGTAATGCAAACAATTAAGTGTTAACAAAACTAgtagcaaggatgggaaaatcctAAACCTAGAAAGTGAATTTTCTTCTAAAATGCTACACATGAATTCATCTATTGTAATATGTGATGCTACACAATTCTTCTTGGTTGGAGACGAAGTTTGTAACTTTCAAGTCTGATATTCCTAGGATTTGCAGAAAATGAACTTTGCAGATTAAGAGAGATGGATAAAAAGGGCAACGAGATGTTTGCTCCATCAAGAGGATTATAATCAAACAGCCATGTCCATTTTCAAAGTTTTGAATATGTTCATGACATACACTAGTATCAAGCATGTGTTTTTCGTTGTTGTACGAACTTGAGAAAGAacttaataagagtttcttacATTACCAAGCAACATAACACAATAATAGCAATACACAGCCAAGCGCAGTGCAGAAAATACAATGGACCCGGCATTATGATTAAACAATGATTTTGCATAATGTCATAACCGAATTTACAGAATCACACCAGTAATTCATGTTCATACACCAAACGTGTAAACATGTGTATCACTTTGAAAGGATCCGATTGCAttgaaacacaaacaaaacacaagCCCAAACAGCTGTGATTATTCAAAAGATTCAAGTTTTCATTAAAACCAGAAAAAAGAATGCCTTTGAGAACATGTTTATTCGACAACACAAGACTTAAACGTACCTCTATTGATACAAAACCAATGTATGACCTCTTCATATCACTCAAAAGACTAGCAATTTACAGAATTGAAGCATAAATCATCCACACCAGCAATATATATTTATCATAGACAAGCAGAAATATCGATACAACACAATACACAGTCAAATCAACCAAACATTGAACACTTAAAGAGGGGGAAATTATTCAAGAAATCACAATTCGCACCTGAGCTTTAATGTATCTATCAATCTCAGCATCCTGCCTCTGCAACTCGCGATCAAGAGCATCTCCGACCAGCCCGAGCAAGGCCGAGTCACCTGAAGATGCCAATCGTGGATTGTCCAACGAGAGGCCCAGCCCGGTTGACACTGAGCGGGCCTGCAGCAAATCCACGGATGATATCTGAGAATTGTTGTTGCTGTTGCTTTTATTCAGATTATTCTCCAGAAAAACTTGTTCAATCGGCCGCTTTTTCTTCGCCTCGAGCCCTAAATTCCACTGAGAATCCAGCTCGTTCTCCTCGTGAGGCAGGCCTGGAGCCAAGCCCGCAACTTGAACTGAAAAATTAAAGAAGAAATTAGGAAAATTGAGGTGAAATCGCATTGAAAGAGAAGTAATCGGAGAGAGATTAGGGCAAATACAAGGAGGAATGTAAGGGGGGTGATGATCAAGAAGATTGGGGGTGTTGAAGTAGGGCACTTGCCGCGAAATCCGGCCGTCGACGTTGCTGTTATACATATCCACTGCTGAATCGAAGTAAACAAACGAATTGATGGATGAAATTGATTAAACTATAAAGTGTGGAGCTTTGAATTTGAAAGACGAATCAtgtgttgattttgaataaattgcTGAAAATGCTTTTGGTTTTGAATTGTTATCTTTTGACAGTGGAATTATGAAGAAAAGTTCAATTGAATTTCGAGTATCCACAGTGGTGCGTATGTCccgcggacgtcccgacggacttcccaaaaacacctcctgccacatgAGCATctacagtggtgcggatgtcctgACGGACATCTccacggacatcccaaaaatacctcttgccacgtcataaggacatcccactgcatagtggacatccccaaggacatcccgacggacttcccataataataaaaaaaataataaaataatcgggacgtccgcgcggacgtccgtggagtcaacgcaatggcggacgtcccggaactccggtgtcctcagcggacgtccgtatccgcgtcaccgctgcacaatggcggacgtcccgcgcgaaACTCCGGCACACCGGTCGGACGTCcaccgggacgggcgccattgtggatgctctaaggacatctcactgcactgccacgtcataaggacatcccattgcacaatggcggacatccccaaggacatcccgacggacatccacaataataaaaattcacaaattcaccaaattaaacaatttaaggaattaaacaatttacggaattaaaatttcgacacgaatacggacgaAGAAAatgcaatgataatttcattaaataataaaaataaaaaagtacatttcaacaaaaaaaaagtctaaataaattacattctaaatatcaacgacgacccctccgcgcCCATAGCTCTTTAATTATATCGTTCtagagtcgaatatgggcttgtcgttggcgcatgtcggcaaatgcacggactcgatcggcctattcatggggtatccccatacgtacattgTCAGCGGCcatgccgtggcttggaccagcagcatcaacatcatcattggcccaatcagtcagtgttggaccttcatcttcgacaatcatattgtgcatgataatagctcatattgtgctggttgccgttggcgacgaaactgacggccggaccaacacccatgcactggtcgttgaaaaagGGCGATGACTGGaggacattgatgtcgttgttcgacccggctactccaaaatacgcatgccaaatccatagccggtagtcagctaccgcttcagggatcatcgtgggattcttgcccttgaaaccggtagtttacacccctttccaggcggcggggcagttcttccactcctaatgcatacaatctatgctgcccaacattcccggaaacccgtgctgactcccgtgcatatccatcagagcctggcaatcttcgggggtgtgcttccgaagatacctatccccgaatatctctcTAACGccatcacaaaaatacttcagacaatcgcgggcagtcgtctcgccgatgtggaggtactcatcgaacatgtcggccgcacctccgtatgccaactgcctgattgcggcagtgcacttctgtatgggcgtgtgaccgggtttaccaaccgcatcctccctcatcctgaaatactcgtatcgacgctctaaagcgcccacgatacgcagaaatagcggacgatgcatcctaaaacgtcgctggaacatgttctccccaaaccgcagctccggagcgaagtagtcctcataaaatcgacggtgtgcagcgatgtggtctcggggtactatagttcgacgatggatgggtcgaggtaccgccggctgctgcAAGGCCGCTTGTATCGCGCGATTTATCTCCTTGGACGTAACGGCCCGCAACTGTTCTCTAATTCGCCGACGTACGTCATCAGAAAttccaccactaccacccgcaccactaccactaccactagccattctggatatataaaagaaacgcAGAGAGAGAAACCCGTTAAAACAATTGGTGCGAATGAAacgaagttcaacgagccgtatatatagagttt
Above is a genomic segment from Salvia splendens isolate huo1 unplaced genomic scaffold, SspV2 ctg813, whole genome shotgun sequence containing:
- the LOC121791448 gene encoding probable BOI-related E3 ubiquitin-protein ligase 2, with the protein product MYNSNVDGRISRQVPYFNTPNLLDHHPPYIPPFQVAGLAPGLPHEENELDSQWNLGLEAKKKRPIEQVFLENNLNKSNSNNNSQISSVDLLQARSVSTGLGLSLDNPRLASSGDSALLGLVGDALDRELQRQDAEIDRYIKAQGERLRQGILEKFQATQLQTLSYVEEKVLQKFQEKEAEVEDINKENVELELRMEQLALEANAWQQQANYSENMINALKHNLEQAYAQSRDSKEGCGYSEVDDTASCCNGGPVDFLLRRKDRKDLMRCKVCRVKEVCMLLLPCKHVCLCKECESKLSVCPLCQSSKYIGMEVYV